A stretch of bacterium DNA encodes these proteins:
- a CDS encoding exo-alpha-sialidase, translated as MKPLSSIYARCLPSQVFAFAAYGALAALILAVPLFGQWESDVRLTYDDSLSLMSMNNARCIAAGPNGAIHVVWYDTRDAGEYAEEVYYTRSTDCGTTWSADLRLSASDGYRSWRPSVCVEGSNVHVAWYDEHSGSPGIFYKLSSDGGLTWTLEIPLGTGFQWPPSIAAYGSYIHVVWVAIGQNSHTEIRYNRSSDGGVSWSGAIKLTNPDSSQENDGLPSVSASGSNINVIWQRYNSTYNYNICFKHSSDQGVTWSQDENLLPWHLTLYPCHALSDSIIHVVWLDAVPSGQIYYKRSIDHGMTWLQEEQLSDSIYRTNFPTIAASGLNVHVVWEGTPEGYPGSNIYYKFSSDGGATWSAQSVLTTDTISGAGLYPSIAVGDTMVHMVWQDGRHGHPYTGNREIYYKRNPTGNALGINENSADRMPQIPTRLIAFPNPFTSFTTVTGYEKNSFALYDVAGQRVGTFRGDRIGQGLSAGVYFLRLDGNDAESKKIVKLR; from the coding sequence ATGAAACCGTTATCCTCTATTTATGCCAGGTGCTTGCCTTCTCAGGTATTCGCATTCGCGGCATATGGAGCACTTGCCGCGCTTATTCTCGCTGTTCCGCTATTTGGTCAGTGGGAGTCTGATGTGCGCCTTACTTATGATGATAGCCTGTCCCTGATGTCAATGAACAATGCTCGTTGCATCGCCGCAGGACCCAATGGTGCTATTCATGTGGTCTGGTATGACACGCGCGATGCTGGAGAATATGCGGAAGAGGTCTATTATACGCGTTCAACGGATTGCGGAACGACCTGGTCAGCGGACCTTCGTCTGTCTGCCAGCGATGGCTACAGATCCTGGCGACCATCGGTTTGTGTCGAGGGTTCTAATGTGCATGTTGCCTGGTATGATGAGCATTCAGGAAGCCCAGGTATTTTTTACAAACTCTCGAGTGACGGAGGATTAACCTGGACCCTGGAAATACCGCTCGGAACCGGATTCCAGTGGCCTCCCTCAATCGCTGCTTATGGTTCATATATTCATGTGGTCTGGGTAGCAATTGGTCAGAATTCGCATACAGAAATCCGGTATAACCGCTCTTCGGATGGGGGAGTATCGTGGTCCGGCGCAATAAAGCTTACGAATCCCGATTCTTCGCAGGAGAATGATGGTCTGCCTTCAGTTTCGGCATCCGGCTCGAATATTAATGTTATATGGCAGAGATATAATAGTACATACAATTATAATATTTGCTTCAAACACTCCTCAGACCAGGGGGTCACATGGTCTCAGGATGAAAATTTACTTCCCTGGCATCTCACTTTGTATCCTTGCCATGCGCTGTCCGATTCGATAATTCATGTAGTCTGGCTTGATGCGGTGCCCAGTGGACAGATCTACTACAAACGTTCAATCGATCACGGAATGACCTGGCTTCAAGAAGAACAATTATCCGATAGCATATACAGGACTAATTTTCCTACAATAGCTGCTTCAGGCCTCAATGTTCACGTAGTCTGGGAAGGTACGCCCGAAGGGTATCCAGGGTCAAACATATACTATAAGTTCTCTTCGGACGGAGGAGCGACCTGGTCAGCACAATCCGTTCTCACGACGGACACTATCTCGGGAGCGGGATTATATCCTTCTATTGCGGTCGGCGATACAATGGTGCACATGGTCTGGCAGGACGGCCGCCATGGTCATCCTTATACGGGAAACAGAGAGATCTATTACAAACGCAACCCGACGGGCAATGCTTTGGGAATAAATGAGAACTCGGCGGACCGCATGCCGCAGATACCGACCAGACTAATTGCTTTTCCCAATCCTTTTACGTCCTTCACGACAGTAACTGGATATGAAAAAAACAGTTTTGCGCTCTACGATGTCGCCGGGCAGCGGGTCGGAACCTTCCGCGGCGACCGGATCGGACAAGGGCTATCAGCCGGGGTGTATTTCCTCAGGCTCGATGGCAATGATGCTGAGTCGAAGAAGATCGTGAAGCTGAGATAA
- a CDS encoding exo-alpha-sialidase: MKSFIFLHYGISPSRIFKPIASGVIFTLVIAVPLFAQWEPDSQLTFDTNISYTSYNNAWCVAANGDTIHVVFYDDRDNTFFDIYYKRSTDAGITWSPDTRLTNHPVDTYADSPSVAVAGSIVHVVWCDGRDGNPEIYYKRSPDCGATWGADIPLTQDDSSSYYPSMTVTGTQVHVVWRDNRDGGCYEIYYKHSTDGGVSWGADTRLTTDAAESWYPSVAVSGNNVHVVWPDDRDGNGEIYDKRSTDNGTTWDADLRMTNAPSNSDFTSIAASGSDVHAVWRDYRDGNMEIYYKRSTDNGTTWENDARLTDNSNWSVYPSVAVSGSNVHVVWNDNRDGNMEIYYKFSTDRGTTWSADTRLTNAIRFSRKPSLAISDSMVHVVWEDNRWDPSENFEIVYKCNPTGNPGTGVEENDLGDRRKPVMELNTVPNPFASFTTIPGHDSERFALYDVAGQRVGTFRGDRIGEGLVAGIYFVKPECGNGNTVRIVKIR, from the coding sequence ATGAAATCTTTCATTTTTCTTCATTACGGGATTTCCCCTTCCCGGATTTTCAAACCCATAGCATCTGGCGTGATCTTCACGCTGGTGATTGCGGTGCCGCTTTTTGCTCAGTGGGAACCCGACTCACAGCTGACATTCGACACCAACATATCTTACACTTCATACAACAATGCCTGGTGTGTTGCGGCTAACGGAGATACGATTCACGTCGTCTTCTATGACGACCGGGATAACACCTTTTTTGACATTTATTATAAGCGCTCTACGGACGCGGGCATAACCTGGAGCCCGGACACCCGGCTTACAAATCACCCTGTTGATACCTATGCAGACTCTCCCTCGGTCGCGGTTGCAGGATCCATTGTTCATGTTGTCTGGTGTGACGGCCGGGACGGAAATCCTGAAATTTATTATAAGCGTTCCCCGGACTGTGGAGCAACATGGGGCGCTGATATTCCGCTGACTCAGGACGACTCCTCATCGTATTATCCATCAATGACTGTTACGGGCACGCAAGTCCATGTGGTCTGGCGTGATAACCGGGATGGCGGGTGTTACGAGATCTACTACAAACATTCAACCGATGGAGGGGTGAGCTGGGGAGCGGACACGCGTTTGACCACGGATGCTGCTGAGTCCTGGTATCCGTCGGTCGCGGTTTCCGGTAATAATGTGCATGTCGTCTGGCCGGATGACCGGGACGGTAACGGAGAGATTTACGACAAACGATCGACCGACAATGGAACAACCTGGGATGCGGATCTCCGCATGACCAATGCGCCTTCGAACTCGGATTTCACTTCTATTGCGGCTTCTGGTTCTGACGTTCATGCCGTCTGGCGGGATTACCGCGACGGTAACATGGAGATTTATTACAAGCGCTCCACTGATAACGGAACCACCTGGGAAAACGACGCCAGATTGACCGATAATTCCAACTGGTCGGTTTACCCATCGGTCGCGGTTTCCGGATCAAACGTGCATGTCGTCTGGAATGACAACAGGGACGGGAACATGGAAATCTACTACAAGTTTTCAACGGATCGGGGCACAACCTGGAGCGCGGATACCCGCCTGACAAATGCCATAAGGTTCTCACGTAAACCATCTCTGGCAATATCAGACTCTATGGTTCATGTTGTCTGGGAAGACAACCGCTGGGATCCTTCTGAGAACTTTGAGATCGTTTATAAGTGCAATCCGACAGGTAATCCGGGGACGGGCGTGGAAGAGAATGATCTAGGGGACAGACGGAAGCCGGTAATGGAGCTGAACACTGTGCCCAACCCCTTCGCTTCTTTTACCACGATCCCGGGCCATGATAGCGAACGCTTCGCGCTCTACGATGTCGCCGGGCAGCGGGTCGGAACCTTCCGCGGCGACCGGATCGGAGAAGGGCTTGTTGCGGGAATATATTTCGTGAAGCCGGAATGTGGTAACGGCAATACTGTCCGGATTGTGAAAATAAGATAA
- a CDS encoding BTAD domain-containing putative transcriptional regulator — translation MDDLRQLLFEKGRVGKVLKTLKYSGLPDPASDPSRALLYGHALCLFGDYQQALKIYTAVPPDDGNEAERLWGLGNASLRLGNLNQVGPLLNKALSRNVPSWLGPQIFISLVTFHINLGQFEEAESAIEKGVETAQRGNFLIDQLILEGNRGVVKICQGDYEDAAFRFENVVKPLLIRDSVLAAAHFLINLSSVYQTLGASDKAEKCLNKAEELIEESGSRGRLVFLRQVQGNFWIGQKSLLSKAEWAFKEALDLMRELPDAKLEIHISCNLAKIYFEKGDLSAALDLVESAFARAREKGLSVMYDLCLVHLGNFALRSGETEKGIALLLQAREASESIKKWNFYVFEALHLAEGYAELNKRDRALEWLKKCIAGAKQYHMASALYDEKDVLTVLLLKIGQDLLPTEFLSRLIIQLRNPVLLKRLLQHKPEGKVNFLRALKVHDARYFRAQLTKLKDDPVKEVRQTSRLLLKGWQQHAGYRVYTLGSFRVFLEGKMFTHKDWILPGVERLFLFFITHPDEWHTTDSLLETLWREPHPKKTLKVLNNLYSYLRSVFEPWHLHDMDYVFFQSRRGAYSFFPGERFWIDSQVFLGTTKSAEKGFFSKNLKETRKAYREALDLYQGDYLKEYPYEDWLNQSRDYLKEVYFRSVLRYATLERESGNLSESRRVLEDALFKDPSRSGCAALLIHVLVQMKLSQEAKDWGQRHVAYMKKELKEKPAPEVVEALSRLAMKQS, via the coding sequence ATGGACGACCTTCGCCAATTGCTCTTCGAAAAGGGGCGTGTCGGGAAGGTGCTGAAAACCCTCAAATATTCCGGCCTTCCAGACCCTGCATCCGATCCTTCACGTGCCCTGCTCTATGGCCACGCTCTTTGTCTTTTTGGTGATTATCAGCAGGCGTTGAAGATTTATACCGCGGTTCCACCTGACGATGGTAATGAGGCGGAGCGACTTTGGGGCCTTGGTAACGCATCGCTCAGATTGGGAAACCTTAACCAGGTCGGACCTCTCTTAAATAAAGCCTTGAGCAGGAACGTGCCGAGCTGGCTTGGTCCGCAAATATTCATTTCCTTAGTTACCTTTCACATCAATCTAGGACAATTCGAGGAAGCGGAAAGCGCCATCGAGAAGGGGGTGGAGACCGCCCAGCGGGGAAACTTTTTGATCGATCAATTGATCCTGGAAGGCAACCGGGGAGTTGTCAAAATTTGCCAGGGGGATTATGAGGACGCGGCATTTCGTTTTGAAAATGTTGTCAAACCCCTGCTGATCCGGGATTCAGTTCTTGCCGCGGCTCACTTTTTGATCAACTTAAGCAGTGTTTACCAGACATTGGGTGCATCTGACAAGGCGGAAAAATGTTTGAACAAAGCCGAGGAGCTGATCGAGGAATCGGGAAGCCGAGGGCGGCTCGTCTTTCTTCGGCAGGTGCAGGGGAATTTTTGGATTGGTCAGAAATCGCTTCTCAGCAAAGCGGAATGGGCTTTTAAGGAAGCCCTGGACCTAATGCGAGAGCTTCCTGACGCTAAATTAGAAATCCATATCTCATGCAACCTGGCTAAAATTTATTTCGAAAAGGGAGACTTGAGCGCGGCCTTAGACCTGGTCGAAAGCGCTTTTGCCAGAGCTCGGGAAAAGGGGCTTTCTGTCATGTATGATCTCTGTCTTGTGCATCTGGGTAATTTTGCCCTCCGATCCGGGGAAACCGAAAAGGGCATTGCTTTACTATTGCAGGCTCGCGAGGCTTCCGAATCCATTAAAAAGTGGAATTTTTACGTTTTCGAAGCACTGCATCTGGCTGAAGGGTACGCAGAGCTCAACAAGAGGGATCGAGCGCTCGAATGGTTAAAGAAATGTATCGCGGGAGCCAAGCAATACCACATGGCTTCAGCCTTGTACGATGAGAAAGACGTTCTGACTGTGTTGTTACTCAAGATTGGTCAGGATTTGCTCCCCACGGAATTTTTAAGCCGATTGATTATCCAGCTTCGTAACCCGGTTCTCCTGAAACGGCTCCTTCAGCATAAACCTGAAGGGAAAGTCAATTTTCTCCGCGCCCTGAAGGTCCACGACGCCCGTTATTTCCGCGCGCAACTTACCAAGCTCAAAGACGACCCGGTGAAAGAAGTACGCCAGACATCCCGTCTTCTTCTTAAGGGGTGGCAGCAACATGCCGGGTACCGGGTATATACGCTCGGGTCCTTTCGAGTTTTTCTTGAAGGTAAGATGTTCACGCATAAGGACTGGATCCTTCCCGGAGTCGAAAGGTTGTTTCTTTTCTTCATCACTCACCCCGATGAATGGCACACTACCGATTCACTCCTTGAGACTCTTTGGAGAGAACCTCACCCCAAAAAAACCTTGAAGGTCTTGAACAACCTATACTCCTACCTGAGGAGCGTCTTTGAGCCCTGGCACCTGCATGACATGGACTACGTTTTCTTTCAGAGCCGGCGCGGAGCTTACAGCTTTTTTCCCGGTGAGCGATTCTGGATTGATTCGCAGGTGTTCCTGGGCACAACTAAAAGCGCTGAGAAAGGCTTTTTTTCAAAAAATTTGAAAGAAACCCGGAAAGCCTATCGAGAAGCACTGGATCTATATCAAGGAGACTACCTGAAGGAATACCCTTACGAGGATTGGTTGAATCAGAGTAGAGATTACCTGAAAGAGGTTTATTTCCGTTCGGTCTTGCGATATGCAACCCTGGAGCGGGAGTCTGGAAACCTCTCGGAGTCCAGAAGGGTTTTGGAAGACGCCCTGTTCAAGGATCCATCCCGCAGCGGGTGTGCGGCGCTGCTGATACATGTTTTGGTTCAAATGAAGCTTTCTCAAGAGGCTAAGGACTGGGGCCAGCGGCATGTCGCCTATATGAAGAAAGAACTTAAGGAAAAACCTGCCCCGGAGGTTGTGGAAGCGCTAAGCAGGCTGGCAATGAAACAAAGCTGA